A stretch of the Halorussus salinus genome encodes the following:
- a CDS encoding DUF7123 family protein: MSTTATAGTTTLTDKQQRILQYLREKGQMKTYFKSRLIGDELGMTAKEVGANMTAIAEGEFDVDVEKWGYSSSTTWKVTA; the protein is encoded by the coding sequence ATGAGCACGACCGCAACTGCTGGCACGACAACCCTGACCGACAAACAACAGCGCATCCTCCAGTACCTCCGGGAGAAAGGGCAGATGAAGACGTACTTCAAGTCCCGACTCATCGGCGACGAACTCGGGATGACCGCCAAGGAGGTCGGCGCGAACATGACCGCCATCGCCGAAGGCGAGTTCGACGTGGACGTAGAGAAGTGGGGCTACTCGTCCTCGACGACGTGGAAGGTCACGGCCTGA
- a CDS encoding NAD-dependent epimerase/dehydratase family protein, with amino-acid sequence MDTVAVTGGNGELGAALLSALANRGYRTVNLSRGDRRERVADRYLRTDLLDPGEVYGSLAREDPDAVAHFGTIPRPDQSPGHVTFRSNAQTTYHLLEAAQNLGIETVVLASSLSAMGAGFEDEVSVEYLPVDEAHPLTPSNPYGLGKQVAEVVADGFGRREGAPTTVASLRFPLVVTDDELRTVFAEADRSLAGIRDAGFFEKARKTLFAYLHVADAVDLTLRALKADFAGHEVFFGAAEDTTVEAPSSELAELYDAEVRRSFEGYERLIDASKAEQLLGWSATRSWRE; translated from the coding sequence ATGGACACCGTGGCAGTCACCGGCGGGAACGGCGAGTTAGGCGCGGCGCTCCTCTCGGCGCTCGCCAACCGGGGCTACCGAACCGTCAACCTGAGCCGAGGAGACCGCCGAGAGCGAGTCGCCGACCGGTACCTCCGGACCGACCTGCTGGACCCCGGCGAGGTCTACGGGTCGCTCGCCCGCGAGGACCCCGACGCCGTGGCCCACTTCGGGACGATTCCCCGCCCCGACCAATCGCCCGGTCACGTCACCTTCCGGAGCAACGCCCAGACGACGTACCACCTCCTCGAAGCCGCCCAGAACCTCGGAATCGAGACGGTGGTACTCGCGTCTAGCCTCTCGGCGATGGGTGCGGGCTTCGAGGACGAAGTGAGCGTCGAGTACCTACCCGTGGACGAAGCCCACCCGCTGACGCCCTCGAACCCCTACGGTCTCGGCAAACAGGTCGCGGAAGTCGTCGCCGACGGGTTCGGTCGCAGGGAGGGCGCGCCGACCACCGTCGCGTCGCTCCGGTTCCCGCTCGTAGTGACCGACGACGAGTTACGGACCGTCTTCGCCGAGGCCGACCGCTCGCTGGCCGGGATTCGAGACGCCGGGTTCTTCGAGAAGGCGCGCAAGACGCTGTTCGCGTACCTCCATGTCGCAGACGCGGTGGACCTCACACTGCGGGCGCTGAAAGCCGACTTCGCGGGTCACGAGGTCTTCTTCGGTGCCGCCGAGGACACGACCGTCGAGGCACCGAGTTCGGAACTGGCCGAACTCTACGACGCCGAGGTCCGTCGGTCGTTCGAGGGGTACGAACGGCTAATCGACGCGAGCAAGGCCGAGCAACTGCTCGGCTGGTCGGCAACGCGGTCGTGGCGCGAGTAG
- a CDS encoding winged helix-turn-helix transcriptional regulator: MVERSEVDENKRATLRRFAVLGAATPLASFRAEADSGESEARDAIAGYVATTPGAHFSKVRDDLKLGTGEAQHHLRQLLDAGVVESRRDGDYRRFYPAEQFSSFEQVALGYLRRETPRGMLVELLRDPSATGSDLADALDVSRPTVSKYAADLEDAGLLDREEGYAVQNPETVITLLVRYADSFGETAAEFAAEADGFISFDP, translated from the coding sequence ATGGTTGAGCGTTCCGAAGTGGATGAAAATAAGCGGGCGACGCTCCGCCGGTTCGCGGTCTTGGGGGCCGCGACGCCGTTGGCTTCGTTCCGCGCCGAGGCCGACAGCGGCGAGAGCGAAGCCCGCGACGCGATAGCGGGCTACGTCGCGACGACGCCGGGCGCGCACTTCTCGAAGGTCCGCGACGACCTGAAACTGGGAACGGGCGAAGCACAGCACCACCTCCGACAGCTCCTCGACGCGGGCGTGGTCGAGAGCCGACGCGACGGTGACTATCGGCGGTTCTACCCGGCCGAACAGTTCTCCTCGTTCGAGCAGGTCGCACTGGGCTACCTCCGCCGGGAGACGCCGCGGGGGATGCTCGTCGAGCTACTGCGCGACCCCTCGGCGACCGGTAGCGACCTCGCCGACGCGCTGGACGTATCGAGACCGACCGTGAGCAAGTACGCCGCCGACCTCGAGGACGCGGGCCTGCTGGACCGCGAGGAGGGCTACGCGGTCCAGAACCCCGAGACGGTCATCACGTTGCTCGTCAGGTACGCCGACTCGTTCGGCGAGACCGCCGCGGAGTTCGCGGCCGAAGCCGACGGGTTCATCTCGTTCGACCCGTAG
- a CDS encoding SPFH domain-containing protein codes for MLVPLQASAVGGFTVVALLVLALAVITIWQSVEIVDATEKRALTVFGEYRKLLEPGINFVPPFVSATHRFDMRTQTLDVPRQEAITRDNSPVTADAVVYIKVMDAKKAFLEVEDYKRAVSNLAQTTLRAVLGDMELDDTLNKRQEINAKIRRELDEPTDEWGIRVESVEVREVNPSKDVQQAMEQQTSAERKRRAMILEAQGERRSAIETAEGDKQSNIIRAQGEKQSQILEAQGDAVSTVLRAKSAESMGERAVIDKGMETLESIGQGESTTFVLPQELSSMLGRYGKHLTGSDVKEDNGELDSLDFDEETRELIGLDNIEEILGQIDEEAEMDVEAMEQEAQAIKEGEDPANIKSADEVIEEMDEDAPDVDEMEAEMDAELEK; via the coding sequence ATGTTGGTTCCACTACAGGCCTCCGCGGTCGGGGGCTTCACGGTAGTCGCGCTATTGGTCCTCGCGCTGGCGGTCATCACCATCTGGCAGTCGGTCGAGATCGTCGACGCGACGGAGAAGCGTGCGCTGACGGTGTTCGGCGAGTACCGGAAACTCCTCGAACCCGGTATCAACTTCGTACCGCCGTTCGTGAGCGCGACCCACCGCTTCGACATGCGAACGCAGACGTTGGACGTGCCGCGCCAAGAGGCCATCACCCGCGACAACTCGCCGGTGACGGCCGACGCCGTGGTCTACATCAAGGTCATGGACGCCAAGAAGGCGTTCCTCGAAGTCGAGGACTACAAGCGCGCGGTCTCGAACCTCGCCCAGACGACGCTCCGTGCAGTGCTGGGCGACATGGAACTGGACGACACGCTGAACAAGCGCCAAGAGATAAACGCCAAAATCCGACGCGAACTGGACGAACCCACCGACGAGTGGGGCATTCGCGTCGAGAGCGTCGAGGTCCGGGAGGTCAACCCGAGCAAGGACGTTCAGCAGGCGATGGAGCAACAGACCTCCGCAGAGCGCAAACGCCGCGCCATGATTCTGGAAGCGCAGGGTGAGCGCCGGAGCGCCATCGAGACCGCGGAAGGTGACAAGCAGTCCAACATCATCCGCGCGCAGGGTGAGAAACAGAGCCAGATTCTCGAAGCGCAGGGTGACGCAGTTTCGACCGTCCTCCGCGCCAAATCCGCCGAGTCGATGGGCGAGCGCGCCGTCATCGACAAAGGCATGGAGACGCTCGAATCCATCGGTCAGGGCGAATCCACGACCTTCGTCCTCCCGCAGGAACTGTCCTCGATGCTCGGCCGCTACGGCAAGCATCTCACCGGGAGCGACGTGAAAGAGGACAACGGCGAACTCGACAGCCTCGACTTCGACGAGGAGACCCGCGAACTCATCGGTCTCGACAACATCGAGGAGATTCTCGGCCAGATAGACGAGGAGGCCGAGATGGACGTGGAAGCGATGGAGCAGGAGGCCCAAGCCATCAAGGAGGGCGAGGACCCCGCGAACATCAAGAGCGCCGACGAGGTCATCGAGGAGATGGACGAAGACGCCCCGGACGTAGACGAGATGGAAGCCGAGATGGACGCCGAACTCGAAAAGTAA
- a CDS encoding NfeD family protein, with amino-acid sequence MAPLLDSLPLLLLVAGIGLAIAEALIPGAHFIVLGVALALAGAVGLLLGPAASPLVLAALVLGFGAASLYAYRELDLYGGKGVARTRDSDSLKGETGRVTERVTPEEGQIKLHEGGFNPYYAARTMRGEIPEGTEVMVVDPGGGNVVTVEALEAIEDPIDRELAKGRDDDPIDRELAEDRETDTEEI; translated from the coding sequence ATGGCACCGCTGTTGGACTCGCTCCCGCTGTTGCTCCTCGTCGCTGGCATCGGACTCGCCATCGCCGAGGCGCTGATTCCGGGCGCACACTTCATCGTCCTCGGGGTCGCGCTCGCGCTCGCGGGAGCCGTCGGACTACTGCTCGGACCGGCCGCCTCGCCGCTCGTGTTGGCCGCGCTGGTATTGGGCTTCGGCGCGGCGTCGCTGTACGCGTACCGGGAGTTGGACCTCTACGGCGGGAAAGGCGTCGCACGCACCCGCGACTCCGACTCGCTGAAGGGCGAGACCGGTCGCGTCACCGAACGCGTCACGCCCGAGGAGGGCCAGATAAAGCTCCACGAGGGCGGGTTCAACCCCTACTACGCCGCCCGGACGATGCGGGGCGAGATTCCCGAGGGGACCGAGGTGATGGTCGTGGACCCCGGCGGCGGCAACGTCGTCACCGTCGAGGCGCTGGAGGCCATCGAGGACCCCATCGACCGCGAGTTGGCGAAAGGTCGGGACGACGACCCCATCGACCGCGAACTGGCGGAAGACCGCGAGACCGACACCGAAGAGATTTGA
- a CDS encoding DUF7312 domain-containing protein yields the protein MSDWKYDTDEVGEDGYEPEQADDVPPIEPGSPTLENTFFVLLGIATTLFIFARVVLSAGG from the coding sequence ATGTCGGACTGGAAGTACGATACCGACGAAGTCGGCGAAGACGGCTACGAACCCGAGCAGGCGGACGACGTTCCGCCGATAGAGCCGGGGTCGCCGACGCTGGAGAACACGTTCTTCGTCCTCCTCGGCATCGCTACGACGCTGTTCATCTTCGCTCGCGTCGTCCTCTCGGCGGGTGGATAA
- the pyk gene encoding pyruvate kinase, whose product MRNAKIVCTLGPASDSQRTIRELADAGMTVARLNASHGSREDRAELVDHVRHVDETTADPLAVMVDLQGPEIRTAETDEPVHLETDSTVRFVKGDTATPEEVGLSYSITNVEPGDKVLLDDGRIETVVEEVEDDDGEGVVVARVASGGDLSSRKGVNVPGVDLDLDVVTEKDRRDLELAAEKQADFVAASFVRSAADVLAVNEVLEELGADIPIVAKIERRGAVENLDEIVDAAYGVMVARGDLGVECPLEDVPMIQKRIIRECQQTGTPVITATEMLDSMVHARRPTRAEASDVANAVLDGTDAVMLSGETAIGDDPVRVVETMDRIVREVEESGEYDEIREQRVPAAEDARTDALARSARYLARDIGASAIVAASESGYTALKVSKFRPQVPVVATTPNDEVRRELALSWGVNPQYTPLAEGVDTIIDDSVQAALDAGVADSGDTVVVVSGMMSELEGTSTTNMLKVHVAAETIATGRSVVRGRVAGPVARTADGDLSEVPEGSILALDPEFDGEFDGDASKLLGVVDARPGMTGYPAMVARELDIPMISGAPLDPTIRDGDTITLDAERGVVYEGDVTHEERERI is encoded by the coding sequence ATGAGAAACGCGAAAATCGTCTGTACGCTGGGTCCGGCCTCGGACTCCCAGCGAACAATCCGGGAACTGGCCGACGCGGGGATGACCGTCGCTCGACTCAACGCGAGTCACGGGTCCCGCGAGGACCGCGCCGAACTCGTGGACCACGTCCGGCACGTGGACGAGACCACCGCCGACCCCCTCGCGGTGATGGTGGACCTGCAAGGCCCCGAGATTCGAACCGCCGAGACCGACGAACCGGTCCACCTCGAAACCGATTCGACGGTTCGCTTCGTGAAGGGCGACACCGCCACGCCCGAGGAGGTCGGCCTGAGCTACTCCATCACGAACGTCGAACCCGGCGACAAGGTGCTGTTGGACGACGGTCGCATCGAGACCGTCGTGGAGGAAGTCGAGGACGACGACGGCGAGGGCGTCGTCGTCGCGCGCGTCGCGAGCGGCGGCGACCTAAGCAGTCGGAAGGGCGTCAACGTGCCCGGCGTGGACTTGGACCTCGACGTAGTGACCGAGAAGGACCGCCGCGACCTCGAACTCGCCGCCGAGAAGCAGGCCGACTTCGTGGCTGCGAGTTTCGTCCGGAGCGCCGCGGACGTGCTGGCGGTCAACGAGGTGTTAGAGGAGTTGGGCGCGGACATCCCCATCGTCGCCAAGATAGAGCGCCGGGGCGCGGTGGAGAATCTGGACGAAATCGTGGACGCCGCCTACGGCGTGATGGTCGCGCGCGGCGACCTCGGCGTCGAGTGTCCACTGGAAGACGTGCCGATGATTCAAAAGCGCATCATCCGCGAGTGCCAACAGACCGGCACGCCGGTCATCACCGCGACCGAGATGCTCGACTCGATGGTCCACGCCCGCAGACCCACCCGCGCGGAGGCCTCTGACGTGGCGAATGCGGTGTTAGACGGCACCGACGCGGTGATGCTGTCGGGCGAGACCGCCATCGGCGACGACCCGGTGCGGGTCGTGGAGACGATGGACCGCATCGTCCGCGAGGTAGAAGAGAGCGGCGAGTACGACGAGATTCGCGAACAGCGCGTCCCCGCCGCCGAGGACGCCCGGACCGACGCGCTGGCCCGGTCGGCCCGCTATCTGGCGCGGGACATCGGCGCGTCGGCCATCGTGGCGGCCAGCGAATCCGGCTACACCGCGCTCAAGGTCTCGAAGTTCCGGCCACAGGTCCCGGTCGTCGCCACGACGCCCAACGACGAGGTGCGCCGGGAACTCGCGCTCTCGTGGGGCGTCAACCCCCAGTACACGCCGCTCGCGGAGGGCGTGGACACCATCATCGACGACTCGGTACAGGCCGCCCTCGACGCTGGCGTGGCCGACAGCGGCGACACGGTGGTCGTCGTCTCCGGCATGATGTCGGAACTGGAGGGCACCAGCACGACCAACATGCTCAAGGTCCACGTCGCGGCCGAGACCATCGCCACGGGCCGGAGCGTCGTCCGCGGGCGAGTCGCCGGGCCGGTCGCCCGGACCGCCGACGGCGACCTCTCGGAGGTGCCCGAAGGGTCGATTCTCGCACTCGACCCCGAGTTCGACGGCGAGTTCGACGGCGACGCCTCGAAACTGCTGGGCGTCGTGGACGCCCGTCCGGGGATGACGGGCTACCCCGCGATGGTCGCCCGCGAACTCGACATCCCGATGATCAGCGGCGCGCCGCTGGACCCCACTATTCGGGACGGCGACACCATCACGCTCGACGCCGAGCGCGGCGTGGTCTACGAGGGCGACGTGACCCACGAGGAGCGCGAGCGAATCTGA
- a CDS encoding GYD domain-containing protein — MPEYASLVDVRMDFQNAQELTSVWGNIRSDLEEQDADLKHTYAILGEYDFLVVMEAPDRDAAYQAGVALERHGLDAQTMEIIPTEELANVVDDL; from the coding sequence ATGCCCGAGTACGCCTCCCTCGTGGACGTGCGGATGGACTTCCAGAACGCCCAAGAACTCACGTCGGTCTGGGGGAACATCCGGTCGGACCTCGAAGAACAGGACGCCGACCTCAAGCACACCTACGCCATCCTCGGGGAGTACGACTTCCTCGTCGTGATGGAGGCACCCGACCGCGACGCGGCGTATCAGGCCGGGGTCGCCTTGGAACGTCACGGTCTCGACGCCCAGACGATGGAGATAATTCCGACCGAGGAGCTAGCCAACGTCGTGGACGACCTCTGA
- the metG gene encoding methionine--tRNA ligase: MSHDDFPTDEPAVVTCGLPYANGDLHIGHLRTYVSGDAYARSLEKLGQETAFVSGSDMHGTPVAVNAEKEGVSPEEFALRHHETYEETFPRFNVEFDNYGHTHDETNTELTQEFVRSWIDEGHVFEKEIQVAWDPEADQPLPDRYVEGTCPYCGAKARGDECDEGCQRHLEPGEIEDPRSTLTGNPAEYRTREHEFLRLSDFQEYLAGFIDRLEGTSNARNQPKEWIEGELQDLCITRDMDWGIDYPGEGKEDLVLYVWVDAPIEYVSSTKQYTERVGADTYDWEAVWKDGAPAPDDPAAADDETWADADTGEIVHVIGRDIIQHHTVFWPSMLRGAGYNEPRAVMASGFVNLDGQAFSTSRNRAVWADDYLDEGFDPDLVRYYLTTTGGFQQDVDFSWEKFQERVNGELVGTLGNFAYRSLLFAARNYDGTPDATTSEEVADRIDEAIAEFEAAVNDYSLKQAGEAAVSLAGFGNEYIQRNEPWNLTGEEPERAEQVIYDCVQVAKAVAVLSAPILPGKAQELWNQLGEEGSVHDAALDAALEPPADEFGEPDELFEKIEDERVEELNEKLEERIEAATDDEDEADETDEESMTDESDIQPIAEDRISFEEFQDLDVRVGEIEVAEPIEGADDLARLEVDIGVETRQIVAGIKQLHDLDELPGTKVVVVANLEQAELFGVESNGMVLAAGEEADLLTTHGDSVPGTKVK; this comes from the coding sequence ATGAGCCACGACGACTTCCCCACAGACGAGCCAGCGGTGGTGACCTGCGGGTTGCCCTACGCCAACGGCGACCTGCACATCGGTCACCTCCGGACGTACGTCAGCGGCGACGCCTACGCGCGCTCGCTGGAGAAACTCGGCCAAGAGACCGCGTTCGTCTCCGGGTCGGACATGCACGGGACCCCGGTCGCGGTCAACGCCGAGAAGGAGGGCGTCTCCCCCGAGGAGTTCGCGCTCCGTCACCACGAGACCTACGAGGAGACGTTCCCCCGGTTCAACGTCGAGTTCGACAACTACGGCCACACCCACGACGAGACGAACACCGAGTTGACCCAAGAGTTCGTCCGGTCGTGGATAGACGAGGGCCACGTCTTCGAGAAGGAGATTCAGGTCGCGTGGGACCCCGAGGCCGACCAGCCCCTCCCCGACCGCTACGTCGAGGGGACCTGCCCGTACTGCGGTGCCAAAGCCCGCGGCGACGAGTGCGACGAGGGGTGTCAGCGCCACCTCGAACCCGGCGAAATCGAGGACCCGCGCTCGACGCTGACCGGGAACCCCGCCGAGTACCGCACCCGCGAACACGAGTTCCTGCGCCTCTCGGACTTTCAGGAGTATCTGGCGGGCTTCATCGACCGCCTCGAAGGCACCTCGAACGCGCGCAATCAGCCCAAAGAGTGGATAGAAGGCGAGCTACAGGACCTCTGTATCACCCGCGACATGGATTGGGGCATCGACTATCCGGGTGAAGGCAAGGAAGACCTCGTCCTCTACGTCTGGGTTGACGCGCCCATCGAGTACGTCTCCTCGACCAAGCAGTACACCGAGCGCGTCGGTGCCGACACCTACGACTGGGAAGCGGTCTGGAAAGACGGCGCACCCGCGCCCGACGACCCCGCGGCGGCCGACGACGAGACGTGGGCAGACGCCGACACGGGCGAAATCGTCCACGTCATCGGTCGGGACATCATCCAGCACCACACCGTCTTCTGGCCGTCGATGCTCCGCGGCGCGGGCTACAACGAACCGCGCGCGGTCATGGCCAGCGGCTTCGTCAACCTCGACGGGCAGGCGTTCTCGACCAGTCGCAACCGCGCGGTCTGGGCCGACGACTACCTCGACGAGGGCTTCGACCCGGACCTCGTGCGCTACTACCTGACCACGACGGGCGGCTTCCAGCAGGACGTGGACTTCTCGTGGGAGAAGTTCCAAGAGCGCGTCAACGGCGAGTTGGTCGGGACGCTCGGCAACTTCGCCTACCGGAGCCTGCTGTTCGCGGCCCGGAACTACGACGGCACCCCGGACGCGACCACCTCCGAGGAGGTCGCCGACCGAATCGACGAGGCCATCGCGGAGTTCGAGGCCGCGGTCAACGACTACTCGCTGAAGCAGGCGGGCGAGGCCGCGGTGTCGCTGGCCGGGTTCGGCAACGAGTACATCCAGCGCAACGAGCCGTGGAACCTCACGGGCGAAGAACCCGAACGCGCCGAGCAGGTCATCTACGACTGCGTGCAGGTCGCCAAGGCCGTCGCGGTCCTCTCGGCTCCCATCCTGCCCGGCAAGGCCCAAGAGCTGTGGAACCAACTCGGCGAGGAGGGGTCGGTCCACGACGCCGCCCTCGACGCGGCCCTCGAACCCCCGGCCGACGAGTTCGGCGAACCCGACGAGCTGTTCGAGAAAATAGAGGACGAGCGCGTCGAGGAACTGAACGAGAAGTTAGAAGAGCGAATCGAAGCGGCTACGGACGACGAGGACGAAGCCGACGAAACCGACGAGGAATCCATGACCGACGAATCCGACATCCAACCCATCGCCGAGGACCGCATCAGCTTCGAGGAGTTCCAAGACCTCGACGTTCGCGTCGGCGAAATCGAAGTCGCCGAGCCAATCGAGGGGGCCGACGACCTCGCGCGCCTCGAAGTGGACATCGGCGTCGAGACCCGCCAAATCGTCGCGGGCATCAAGCAACTCCACGACTTGGACGAACTGCCGGGGACGAAGGTGGTCGTCGTGGCGAACCTCGAACAGGCCGAACTGTTCGGCGTCGAGAGCAACGGGATGGTGCTGGCGGCGGGCGAGGAGGCCGACCTGCTGACGACTCACGGCGACAGCGTTCCGGGCACGAAGGTCAAGTGA
- a CDS encoding coiled-coil protein: MVSVTEEELQNKSKGELIKLAGQLRDRRNELNQKASKRASKRDDLNAETREKVDEAQEHREKRDELNEQVQEHKEQRNELNAKANELFDEVEEKKSDLELDEGKDIEELESEIEDLEFKQQTEVLSTEDERELIEKIEEKREKLAARKEKLEESEDLEGLVEEAEEVRAEASRHHEKVTELADKAQEHHNQMIEAYREADEIRDEADEMHESFVEAQESADQHHEDFVRVQKRLRELDKQEEEERKSEKEKEREEAKEEAEEIYQQFKEGETLDTEDLMKLQKTGLL; the protein is encoded by the coding sequence ATGGTAAGTGTAACAGAAGAGGAACTCCAGAACAAGTCGAAAGGCGAACTAATCAAACTCGCAGGCCAGCTCCGAGACCGACGAAACGAGCTGAACCAGAAGGCCAGCAAGCGCGCGTCCAAGCGTGACGACCTGAACGCCGAGACCCGCGAGAAGGTCGACGAGGCTCAGGAACACCGCGAGAAGCGCGACGAGCTCAACGAGCAGGTTCAGGAACACAAAGAGCAGCGCAACGAGCTCAACGCCAAGGCCAACGAGCTGTTCGACGAGGTCGAGGAGAAGAAGTCCGACCTCGAACTCGACGAGGGCAAGGACATCGAGGAGCTCGAATCCGAAATCGAAGACCTCGAGTTCAAGCAGCAGACCGAGGTCCTCTCGACTGAGGACGAGCGCGAACTCATCGAGAAGATCGAAGAGAAGCGCGAGAAACTGGCGGCCCGCAAGGAGAAGCTCGAGGAGAGCGAGGACCTCGAAGGACTCGTCGAGGAGGCCGAGGAGGTTCGCGCCGAAGCGAGCCGTCACCACGAGAAGGTCACGGAACTCGCGGACAAGGCCCAAGAGCATCACAACCAGATGATCGAGGCCTACCGCGAAGCCGACGAAATCCGCGACGAGGCCGACGAGATGCACGAGAGCTTCGTCGAGGCTCAGGAGTCGGCCGACCAGCACCACGAGGACTTCGTGCGCGTCCAGAAGCGCCTGCGCGAACTCGACAAGCAGGAAGAAGAAGAGCGCAAGTCCGAGAAGGAGAAGGAGCGCGAAGAGGCCAAAGAAGAGGCCGAGGAGATCTACCAGCAGTTCAAGGAAGGCGAGACCCTCGACACCGAGGACCTCATGAAGCTCCAGAAGACGGGACTCCTGTAG
- a CDS encoding glycoside hydrolase family 2 protein, translating into MSLTDWTGAAVAPSAGDEPPAPDEWHPVDVPGRPERFADADCVAYRTEFGDPRDGDERATLELRGLFAQARIWLNGDLLGEHETYFCPARYELDLDADNELVVECRAPDEFGGVYATDRVPDERAVPGIWWGADLETHPETFVDDLSLTPRRTDEGAVVDAEIAVEAGEPLDDRISLSVRPQGFRGGGVMERAKVETDGPERTTVTKTLELRDPAYWWPAGFGPQHQYAVRAKLGNSERVVQTGLCDVSDGDDHDGLVVNGQRVPARGFSLLPTGDPTWDVERAANANANLVRAYGHVPSAEFYEAAADAGVLVWQDLPLVGPAAADPDEASALAGAVSSAVERHPCVAAFGVRADPTDHLAGVGPSRLARYKVRWRAWRASYDDAADHEIAEKFPDGTPVFPVSGEPGIDADATHVYPGWQFGTPGDTNWVLDKYDCDGAVGAFGAGSLVTDDGHDAAGFDADAHGSYVGSGGASGGASDDESPVEASQAYQARVLKSVTETLRRRRSGLLAADALRDTDDGAGMGVLSADGTEKAGYEAMASSLEPVQVVLDAYPAPGDTRTLVVVNDTPEAVSGTVSWTAGGQTGGSDVAVDALGNEEAGTLTVPGDADRVELSFGGTDGGVRNVYPL; encoded by the coding sequence ATGTCCCTGACCGACTGGACGGGCGCGGCAGTCGCCCCGTCCGCGGGCGACGAGCCACCCGCCCCCGACGAGTGGCACCCCGTGGACGTGCCGGGCCGCCCCGAGCGGTTCGCCGACGCCGACTGCGTGGCCTACCGGACCGAGTTCGGCGACCCCCGCGACGGCGACGAGCGCGCGACCCTCGAACTCCGCGGTCTGTTCGCGCAGGCCCGCATCTGGCTGAACGGCGACCTGCTTGGCGAACACGAGACGTACTTTTGCCCTGCGAGATACGAGCTGGACCTCGACGCCGACAACGAACTGGTCGTGGAGTGTCGCGCTCCCGACGAGTTCGGCGGCGTCTACGCGACCGACCGCGTGCCCGACGAGCGCGCCGTGCCCGGCATCTGGTGGGGCGCGGACCTCGAAACCCACCCCGAGACGTTCGTTGACGACCTCTCGCTCACTCCTCGGCGGACCGACGAGGGCGCGGTCGTGGACGCCGAAATCGCGGTCGAGGCGGGCGAACCGCTGGACGACCGCATCTCGCTGTCGGTCCGCCCGCAGGGGTTCCGGGGCGGCGGCGTGATGGAGCGCGCGAAAGTCGAGACCGACGGTCCCGAGCGCACCACGGTCACGAAGACCCTCGAACTCCGCGACCCGGCCTACTGGTGGCCCGCGGGGTTCGGTCCTCAGCATCAGTACGCGGTCCGGGCGAAACTCGGCAACTCCGAGCGTGTCGTCCAGACCGGCCTCTGCGATGTCAGCGACGGAGACGACCACGACGGTCTCGTCGTCAACGGCCAGCGCGTCCCGGCCCGCGGGTTCTCTCTCCTCCCGACGGGCGACCCGACGTGGGACGTAGAGCGCGCCGCGAACGCCAACGCGAACCTCGTGCGCGCGTACGGTCACGTCCCGTCCGCGGAGTTCTACGAGGCCGCGGCCGACGCGGGCGTGTTGGTCTGGCAGGACCTCCCGCTCGTGGGACCCGCCGCGGCCGACCCCGACGAGGCGTCGGCGCTGGCCGGGGCGGTCTCCTCGGCGGTCGAGCGCCACCCCTGCGTGGCCGCGTTCGGCGTCCGGGCCGACCCGACCGACCACCTCGCTGGCGTCGGCCCCTCGCGACTCGCGCGCTACAAAGTCCGCTGGCGGGCGTGGCGCGCGAGCTACGACGACGCCGCGGACCACGAAATCGCCGAGAAGTTCCCCGACGGAACGCCGGTCTTCCCGGTCTCCGGCGAACCGGGGATCGACGCCGACGCGACCCACGTGTACCCCGGCTGGCAGTTCGGTACGCCCGGCGATACCAACTGGGTACTGGACAAGTACGACTGCGACGGCGCGGTCGGCGCGTTCGGCGCGGGGTCGCTCGTCACCGACGACGGTCACGACGCGGCCGGGTTCGACGCCGACGCACACGGGTCGTACGTCGGGTCCGGTGGCGCGTCCGGCGGAGCGTCCGACGACGAGTCGCCGGTCGAGGCCTCCCAAGCCTATCAGGCTCGCGTCCTCAAGAGCGTGACCGAGACGCTTCGGCGACGGCGGAGCGGTCTCCTCGCGGCCGACGCGCTCCGAGACACCGACGACGGCGCGGGCATGGGCGTGCTGTCGGCCGACGGGACCGAGAAGGCTGGCTACGAGGCGATGGCCTCGTCGCTGGAACCCGTACAGGTCGTCTTGGACGCCTACCCCGCGCCCGGCGACACCCGAACGCTCGTCGTGGTCAACGACACGCCCGAAGCCGTCTCCGGGACCGTCTCGTGGACCGCGGGCGGACAGACCGGCGGGAGCGACGTAGCGGTCGACGCCCTCGGCAACGAGGAGGCGGGCACGCTGACCGTCCCCGGAGACGCCGACCGCGTCGAACTGTCGTTCGGCGGGACCGACGGCGGCGTCCGGAACGTCTATCCGCTGTAG